CGATCGTATTGGGTTATAACCAGTATTTCTACAGGCTTTGGCAGGGCTGAGGGCTTGATTTGAACTTATCTGGGTCTCAGTGTGCACAGGTAGTACATCTCTGATTAAAAGTATATagcatgaaaaaaaatatatatatatagcatgtcTGCACCAAAAGTTATATAACATATAGTCTTCTAGCCCACTGTGGTGAATTCCAGCCTATTCCAGCCTTGGGGATTTTTCCCacttagaaatatcaataacctcaaatatgcagatgacaccacccttttggcagaaagaggaactaaaaggcctcttgatgaaagtgaaagaggagagtgaaaaaactcaacactcagaaaatgaagatcatggcatctggtcccatcacttcatgggaaattgatggggaaagagtggaaggtgtcagactttatttttgggggctccaaaatcactgcagatggtgactgcagccatgaaattaaaagacgcttactccttggaaggaaagttatgaccaacctagatagcatattgaaaagcagagacatcactttgccaacaaaggttcgtctagtcaaggctatggtttttccagtggtcatgtatggatgtgagagttggactgtgaagaaagctgagcgccgaagaattgatgcttttgaactgtggtggtggagaagactcttgagagtcccttggactgcgaggagatccaaccagtccattctgaaggagatcagccctgggatctctttggaaggaatgatgctaaagctgaaactccagtactttggccacctcatgcgcagagttgactcattggaaaaaactctgatgctgggagggattgggggcaagaggagaaggggacgacagaggatgagatggctggatggcatcactgactcgatggacgtgagtcggagtgaactccaggagttggtgatgtacagggaggcctgtcgtgctgcaattcatggggttgcaaagagtcggacacggctgagggactgaactgaactgaactgaactgaagtagtgaCCACTTATGTCATCTCAGACCAGACAACAGAAATGATGAGATGTAGTCCCTGTCCCCAGAGACTTCATAGTCTAATGTGTAAAGAAATACTTAGGCAACTACACACACTGAAGATGGGGTTGTCCTGTGGGAAAAGGAGACAAGGTCATTTAAGTCACCAGGACTTTTCACGTTTCACAACTTAGGAAAAACATTACATTGTTCATTAAATTAAACCAAATGCAATATGATAGCATGATGGTGACAgtagatttcttaaaaatttattgattcATAAAATCTGAGAGCTCAAcgcatcttaaaaaaaatcatctattgCAACCCCTCATCTTACAAGAGGGGAAACAGAGGTCCAGGGAGAGGAAGAGACTTATCTAACAGCACACAGCTGGTCAGGGAGAGGACTGGAGTTCATGCTGACTGTACTGCTGATCGTTGCCACCCGGCCAGAACGTGGGTGGCAGTGTGGTCAGGGGTGTAACGGGACTTGGGAAGGACTTTTTGGAAGAAAGGGGGACACCTCAGGGGGTACATTGCTAGTCACAGCCACAGTCCAGATGGaaaggttgttttttgttttttatttggttgctctaggtcttaattgtggcatgtggaatttttagttgtggcatgtgggatctagtttcctgaccagggatcaaacccaggtcctctgcattgggagcatggagtcttagccaatggaccaccagggaattccccagaaagGAAAGGTTCTGACATGAAACACAGGTAGGCCTGGAAGACCCAGCTCTCCATCCAGCTTCATATCTTTCTCTCACTTCCTAAAATTCTTTTACGTGTTTTCCTCCTCCAACCTATTCTCTccactctctttttttctaattgatcattttattgacatttgatcattttgctttctttgctAAGAACAATACATTTTGGAATGCCACAGACCTGAGTTTAAACCTTGCCTTGCCCTAGCTGTGTAATTTGGAATTGTTACTTAACTCTGCAAagtcttggtttcttcatctttgaaatATTACTACTTCTTCCCATGAAAAGATGTGGCCTTCAATGCGCCCTTATATTCATTATTAAGCACTTAATTCTTACCAAGTGCCAGGCACAGTTGAGGGTGCTGGGGATCATAAAAACAGCACTTATTTGAAGGCTGACTAGGTATTTTATGAATCAACTCATGTTACTCATCCCCacttctcagatgaggaaactgaggtatggAAGGATTCTTTATCTTGCCCACAAAGCTGTAAACGTCAGCCTAGTTCCAGAGTGAATAGAGGCTATGCCATACACAGGGAGGAAAATAAAGTCCATGCCTTCATGGGATTTTCATTCCAAAGGAAAGTGGAATCTGGAAAACTACTGAGACAGTTTGTAATAGACAAGTATTGGTTTCTCATTCCTTCTCCCAAGTCCAAGACCAAAAAGGAGCATCAGGTAAACAGAGAAGAGAATCGACCTGAAGGCTCTCCTATTTCAACTCCTTCCGCCCCTGACGCAAATAGAAAAAGACAGCAGGGAACGCTTGTTTTGACAGCTGCTGTCACTCACCTTAATCAACAGGTTGGTGATCCTTAAACTTGAACCAGCTGGAGGGCTTGTGAAACGCGTGCTGGGCCACTCCCAGAATTTCCAATACAGTTAGTAAAGGGGGGTGCctgagattttgcatttctaacaggttCCCCAGTGAGGCTGACACTGCAGTTCTGGGATCACACATGGAAAACCACTGAACAATCCATGAAGCACTGATGTTCCCATTGCCAAGCTGAGGAAATTGAGTTTCAAGAAGGCTAGGTGCCTCACCGGAAGTTCTACCTCCAGTGAGGAACAGACAGGATTTGATctgtctggctccaaagcctgtGCTGTTTCCACTTCCCCTAGGACAGGATTTCCCCATTCTATGTCTATTCACTTTATCCCAGAATTTCTGTTCTTGAAAGGCAAAGTCAAGGTGCTCGGAAAGCATGTTTTCATTTCCAATGAGGACAGAAGATAGcttataaaagcttttaaaatatttctattaccCAATAATTCCTCTTCTAGAAGTCTATACtatgaaaatgatccaaaatataGCCCCAAATACAAAGATGCTACGTGTTTTAGCCCAAAGCTAGGAATCTAAATATACAATATCAAGGAACTAGTTAAATAAAGTTTGGTCTATCCAAATGATGAAATATTATGAggccattaaaaattatttatttagaatttaacAAGTCAAAGCATCATTTATGATACAATATTAAGTTAAAACATTGAACTAAATTCAATAAGCTCTcaatgttattaaaaatattgaaaaagctGGAAGGAAATAAACAAGAACACTGACAACAGCTGTCTCTGTTTCTAATTTCTATACTTCCCAAATACTTTCTACAGTAagctttttttattaaaaaaaaaaaaacatgcagtttctttttctggttaACTACAAGAGATACTGTCAAGACCCCATTACAGTTAGTTGATTCCTAAAAAGCCAGGAAAAGCAAAACTGAACTTTAAAGCTAACATTTAATTACTGATTATATTTTTCCTGACCCTACAATGTACAtagtttaaagtaaaaaaataagaggaaaaaaactcaaaagaCAATCATTAtcataaacacaaagaaagaagacCAGAAAGATACCTGTAAAATGATAACAGGGATTATTTTTGGTTGGTGGAATTATAAggctttttaaatctctttttagtTTAACAATTATTGTTAcattttctacaatgaacatCAATTACTTTTTgaataaaaaaatctttgctgCTTTCCTTTTTAAGAGGAACTACCTCTTAAAAGGTTGTTTTTAAGAGACAACCACCAAGCAAATTACAGCACATCTATACAAAGGAATAAACAGCAACTTTAAAATGTTGTAAAAGAGTATTCAGTAacacagaaaaacatttgctATATTAACTGACCATACTATAAAACAGTATGTTCAGAATGATCCCACTGTTTTTTTAACAACAAGCACACAAAATGTCTGTGTATACAAAGAAAacaccttggaaggaaatattccaaaatattaatagtgttTTATCCTAGGTAGTAAGATCAGAGattattctaattttcttttttttttttttgcttctgtattttggtaaattttcctttcttgaatATTGGTTACTTTtccaatattaaaataaattaacaaaagctacattaaacaacaaaaaaattttaccttgttaaataaaagataaaaagagaaaaggtgaGCAGGGGTATCTTATTCAaagatctttctttaaaaaggctTCCCAGCTCCATTCGAGCTCTAATTTTTAAATCAAGCTGGTCTTCCAGAATCAAAAGGGAAGTTCGTCTCCATCCTTCCTCCTACTGTAGACTTAACAACGCTTGAGCAGGACATCGAGTCCAGCAGCAAAGGTCCCCCCTGTTGATGGGGCAAACATATGTGGTCCAGAACCTTTAAACAAGCCCCTAGGGAGAGCAGGGTCTCGGGGCTAAAAATTTAACTGCCTTCTATGGCGATGAGTCTGATCACACGTGAATATAATATGATCATTGATGAAGGAAATGTAGTATTTATGTTGCAAATAACACACTAACTATAGGATTATACTCCCGGACCTGGCAGAGACCTCTGAGACCATCTGAAGACAATTTCCAGGACACTGTCTTTAGGATGCTATGTAAATATTGACTGGAAACAATAACAGAGATGTCACGCTAGAGGATCTTAAGTAAACAGTTCAAAAGCCTGGCTTCCTGTTTATACAATGTTAAGTCACTTCATGGCTAACCACAAGGTGATTCAGCACGCTGATTTGATCGGAGAATTTCTTGACCTGACATATCATAAAAGAGACTATGAAGAACAGGGGGAAAAGCCGGAAGAtcacacaaaagaatgaaaataaacacacGGACATGTGTCTTCCAGCCCAAACCATGAGAGGTCTATGCCACCGGCCCAGATGGTCAATCAATTTCCAAATCGCTGTCCTCACTGTGGCAGGTGGCAGAGTTACGCACAGAGGTTAGCAACAAAACTTCCTTTTCGGGGAGCAACCCAAACTCCTGGAGGAAAGCCTCAAGGTCCACAGCAAAAAAATCTTCCCCCAGCTGGTCAGTGACTCTGACAAAGTTGCCAATCAGTTCGCCCCCCTTGTAGAtgagcagggcagggagggcatTCCTGGTGAAGCGGCTGCTGGCCCCGATCACCGAGCTCCTCACCCGGCAGAACTTGACGGCCGGGTACTCTGCTGCCAGGCAGAGCATGCAACCGTTCATGGCTTCGGTCCCTGGGATGCCGTCCTCGTAAATGTGGACCATGATGAGGGTGCTCCTCTGCTCCTTGTCAATCATGTCCAGGAACCCTTCTCCGCTGGGGATCTCAAAAACCTGCTTAAACTGGGGCCCCTGGTAGAGCTGCTGCCGCATCTCTTCCATCCTCTGCTTCCGGTACTGCTGCAGGAACTCCTCATCATCCTGGTCCTCGTTCATCACCGCCA
This window of the Bubalus bubalis isolate 160015118507 breed Murrah chromosome 12, NDDB_SH_1, whole genome shotgun sequence genome carries:
- the PDCL gene encoding phosducin-like protein; this translates as MTTLDDKLLGEKLQYYYSSSEEEDSDHEDKDRGRGALAGSSMPTDADLAGEGISVNTGPKGVINDWRRFKQLETEQREEQCREMERLIKKLSLSCRSHLDEEEEQRKQKDLQEKISGKMTLKDLAVMNEDQDDEEFLQQYRKQRMEEMRQQLYQGPQFKQVFEIPSGEGFLDMIDKEQRSTLIMVHIYEDGIPGTEAMNGCMLCLAAEYPAVKFCRVRSSVIGASSRFTRNALPALLIYKGGELIGNFVRVTDQLGEDFFAVDLEAFLQEFGLLPEKEVLLLTSVRNSATCHSEDSDLEID